agcactgctgaggtaaatgtaggtTTGTTTCGTTAGTTCGTCTGCTgggatgttttaaaaaaacatattaataactATTTTTAAAGTGTGGTACTGTTACTAATCACTTGTTAAAAAgacaaatgcatttaaaatgtgtaatttatcAATTACGGTGAAATGTGACAAATGTGATCgatcagtttttttatattacgCTCTGCAATTTTTTCTTTAAGCCAACTTAAGTCAGATAGTAATTTtttgtaaagtaaatgcagttcaaattcaagcattttccaggatttcaagcacccgtacaaaccctgtaacctactaataattctaataaaatCAGGATAatcaaaagaaaaacacaaaaacaagtttAGCCAAAATTCtctttattcacaaaaaaaaagaacactccTAAAGCCGTCTCATCGCTATGACAAAAGGAATGTATTAGAGAGGTGGCCGGGCAATACTTTGGGCCTCTTATGTTTGGGTTGCATTCCTCCCTCATTCATAAGCATGGCTGGGTGAATGCAATACAGTGGTCTCTGGGCGTTTTCTAAGCTTCTGGTTTGAAGGATAGCACTACTGGTAAAACTGGTATCATCAGTCCAGGTATCAGACACAAACAGTGGTGTATGAACACAAGAATAGAAGGACTATCAGTGTCCCTCTTCCCTTGGGTCTGTAGAAGAAGGGAATATTAGGTATACAAGAGTTCAGAACCACCTacattcacaaatgaagaaagaaaaaaaaatacaagagagagagagagcagctgagTTTGATTGGATTGGTTCTACCTCCACAAGACAAAATACAAGAGGACATCTGAAGCACAATTTCATGCTGGTTACAGTTAAGAAGCTCATTTAAGGTAACCAGAGCTATGTTAAGATCAAGAACACTTTATTTATAACTGTTGAAAATCTGCGATGttcctacaggggttggacaatgaaactgaaacgcctggttttagaccacaatactttattgtcccgacggacagttctggtagaaacaggagagttgaggtgcacattgaattctgtcgtgatttgagcagccgtggttttatgtatattggatacaatccgggttagcacccaaacatccctttcagatagcttcctctcgcgtccacagttaatcctgttggatgtggttcgtccttttcggaggtatgctgacattaccctggataccgtggctcttgatacatcacaaagacttgctgtcttggtcacagatgcgccagcaagacgtgcaccaacaatttgtcctcttttgaactctggtatgtcacccataatgttgtgtgaattgcaatattttgagcaaaactgtgctcttaccctgctaattgaaccttcacactctgctcttactggtgcaatgtgcaattaatgaagataggccaccaggctgctccaatttagccatgaatccagtttcattgtccaaccccttgtaCCAGTATGTAACAAGTTAAACTGGAAGGAGGGGAGTTTGAGGCTAGTTTGAGGCTCTTGACTAGTTTGAGGCTCTTAATAGAAGAATCTGGTGCCCAAAGAGGTCAAATACCTGAAACCAGAATAAAATATAagacaggataaaaaaaaaaaataataataataataataaaaaaaaaaagttggcaaACATTCCCAAGTGAGGCTCATATTCAAAGTCCCAAACAGGAACCTCAGAAGTTGGCAAGCAATGTGTTCCCTTATAGTAAAACAGCACCCACAAGAGGTTGGAGAGTAAAGCTAGGCCTGTGGCAGCCATGGCACTGTTGCTGAAGTTCCTGATTTGGGACTTTTGACAGATCACTTCCGCTATGATCTCATCGCCTCGCAGCAAGTAAGCTTTTCCTCAGCAGAGAAAGTGGAGGGGGGAGGGGTCGAGATGCTAcagtagaatgtgtgtgtgtgtctgtgtgtgtgcgagcaCAGTGCTATTCCAGGAATGTAGTGCAAGAGTGGGTAAGTATTGCTATAAAAGAATGCaacgtctctgtgtgtgtttcttgcTCTTCTTGTTGCTGCGGTTCGTCTCCTTGTATCTTCTGATTTCTCGGACCAGAGAGTAAAAGGCCTCTTCTACCCCCTGTAAAGACAAGCACGTCGTTATTAATCTGAAGATTATCTGATTCATCTTTACACAAAGTGTCAGAACAAGTCCAGAATTTACTCAGTAATTTAATCTCCATCTGTAGATAATGCAATTTGACAATGATGTAATGTATTGCTTGATATTTCATGGCACTCTTGCCTCAGGCCCAACAGATATGTTGGTCctttttatacaaaaatattttttgtgtttattgtactTTTGCAAGTTCATAcatatcttttttatatatatatatatatatacatacagctaaaaaaaacaagataacttaaaaaatgacgagtttctttgatttaacctaattgaaaagccatcaaactaagctgaactgcttgaatttttgcaaaaggagtggcataaagttatccaaaagcagtgtgtaagactagtggaggagaacatgccaagatgcatgaaaactgtgattaaaaaccagggttattccatcaaatattgatttctgaactcttaaaactttatgaatatgaacttgtatttgttgcattatttgaggtctgaaagctctgcatcttttttgttatttcagccatttctcattttctgcaaataaatgctctaaataataatatttttatttggaatttgggagaaatgttgtctgtagtttatagaataaaacaacaaggtacattttactcaaacataaatctataaatagcgaaatcagagaaactgaagtgttctcttaactttttagagctgtataccTATATATAAAAATGACTGTCTACAGACACCACTATTTGTAGTGCAGTACTGCTTTCTTAAAGCTGTTTTCCGATTATGTTAATTATGCAGCATTGTCAGTTGTGTCCTGTCCTTGAGACAAGACAATATTGAGACATAGTCTAGCAGACCAGTGGATAATGTGGTTTTGTTAAAGAGGTGAGagctgtttatttttacttcttttttcctCCAGTTTACCTTGCAGGGAGTTGTTTCTTTAGCCTaacatttattttgaattttgttCTCCCCAAATGTAGATATTCCGATAATCCCACTCACTCGGCTGCTCAGCTGTATTCccattatcactagtgatgccccaacacctgaAGAGTAAAGACCAGtaaatgcctcctccgatacatgtgaagtcacctctttttaaactgctgctgatgtttcATTGCAGAGTAACTTGGTGCATGTTCTTAATGCACATTTACTGAAACTAATCTGTGCCTGGTCTTTATGGTCTTTATTAATGTTGTTGCCTCCTCAAACCCTAGACGTTTTGATAATTGTgggtattttttaagtttgaacaAAAAAAGGGGGTTATAACAATATCTATTTATTAGTTTGAAAGTTGCCTGTCCATAGGGGTTGCTGCACAATATTTAACACATATTTTGGGGTGTTCTCACACCTATAGTTTGTTTAATCTGGTTTGCAATTGTTTTGGTCCTTATCTAAGTGCAATTACTGTATTTACAACAGCCCAAATtaattcagggttcatacacgttttaaccaagaaatttccatgatttttttcatgactttttatgcatttaattttggccatacgatttttaaaacatcaatgcagacatggacaataaaaacaaaaatcaactaaagctataattaaaattgatataatatagtaggtctaaaatggatcagataaaaatgtttttataaacattttttaataaaatgtgagcTCTGTTGTGTACAGCTAAATTACTGCATTAACTTTGAtctgatgtatttgttaactctcaatagattttctccatcgataaactgaaacacaaagatttgtagaccaaatttaaatgacttttccaaaactttgtgtatttttatttttccaaaacttatctagGCTTGGAATTTTcatatttcatgacttttccagttttttttatgACCATACAAACCCTGTGAATTACACCAAGGGTAAAACAAACCAGAGTGTGATttaactagactaaaatgtgcaGGTGTGAGAATGCAATAAGACATTAAAACCTCTATAAAGTCCACTCACCTGCCGTGTTTTGGCAGACGTTTCAACAAATGGGATTCCATATCCACGAGCAAGCTCTTGTGCTTGACGTGTCTCCACTGTGCGAGTACTCAGATCACTCTTATTCCCCACCAATACCATTGGGACACTGTCACTGTCTTTCACCCGGTTTATCTGCTcccttcatacacacacagaaaaagagaatgtGGTTATTtcataaatagaaaaaaacagcatgCAAAGTTAAACATTCACAACATCAACATATTAAATCCTGAATACAGAATTAAATCGCTTACTCATGGCACTGCACATAAACCTCCTCTGAGGAAAAAGGAAGTTGCTACATTGCATGAAATTACTAAGTTAAACCCCTAACTGGGAATTTCTTAAGAAGATtccaataaatgttaaaaatgctgACATTATTACCCGTAGTCTCCTAATGTTCCTCATAAAGTCTGTACATATAACTACAAAACATTTTCAGTTTTAATAAGTAAGTACCTGTAGAGATGCACGTCCTCAAAAGACTTAACGTTATTGATGGCAAACACACAGAGGAAGCCCTCGCCAGTCCTCATGTACTGGTCTCTCATGGCGCTGTACTCCTCCTGACCTGCAGTGTCAAGGATGTCCAGTAGACACGTCTCCCCATCGATCACCACCTGCTTTCTGTAGGAGTCCTAAAAGGAACAAAACAGCCAGGGATTACTGACTAGTCTTTGATAAACTTGGGGAAGTGTAGAAGGTATGCCTTTTGCTGCGGGTCTTGAAGAATCATTAAACAGTAAAATCTACATCAATTTATAATATGTGAGGTCATTTTCAGAATATATAAGATGTACAGTACAATATTCCCATATGTAATGTTGTTGCTACCCCGCTTGGGGAGTTCAGGTTTATGCAAGGCTAAAAAGCAAGGTCTCTGAGTGTAAGGTGGACCATAAAGTTGAGTGGCAATTGATTGGGTGCAAACATccacaatttatttacatttacatttacataaatttatttattttatttagaaaagaCATGCAAAAACTCGGAAACAGATGGTATAGTTCCAAtgtatatacaggtctggaaaagaGGATAACAGACCactttatttttctaaaacagtttctctgattttgctatttataggtatatgtttgagtaaaattaacattgttttttattctataaactacggacaacatttctcccaaattccaaataaaaatattgtcatttagagcatttatttgcagaaaatgagaaatggctgaaataacaaaaaggatgcagagctttcagacctcagataatgcaaaataaagaaaacaagagagatttaaaaatcaatatttgatcaatatttaaatcacagtttccatgcatcttggcatgttctcctccaccagtcttacacactgcttttggatacatttatgccactcctgtcaTGTCATGATAATGATTATGACAGCCAGTCACATTCCTCGGAGTGCTCTCCCTTCCTGGAGACTTTAGCTTTCTTCTCTAACATGACACACCCTAATGCTGGAGCCGGGTGTGTTTAAGTTAGGGTTGGAACTAAACTCCCCATGCTGGTACATCTCCAGCAGCAGGGTTGGGCACCTTTAGATAAAGGTTGTATGGATTTAGGTTAGTGGACACACTTCAAATCTTGTGACTACATTACAAACAGCACCTTACTAATATATTTTACTAATGTTTCATTATAGAAACAGCTGCACACAGAGCTCAAACAAATACTGTTTTAAGAAATGAAGCCCAGATGCTGGTCAGTGGGTGTGTACTGCTCTGCAGTAGTGAATACTTCTGAAATGTTACATCATACCCTCATCCTCTATTGGTACATATACAATCTATGTCATTAATACATGGCTAATGCTTCATGACTGCTGACtacggcccaatcccatttcttttttGTACCCTAGCCCttatttttgagtgtaaccctccCTTCCCCTTAGGAACAGAGTAAGAAggagaaggggtgaaatcctccccctaagaattgggacaaccctgtATCAAGAACCTGACACAGATGTAAGTAGCTATAACAGAGAAGAGCTacagttcagcaacctagcttcTGCCtgactagttaactttagggtattatacagctctggaaaaaaataagagaccacttcagtttctgaatcagtttctctgattttgctatttataggtatatgtttgagtaaaattaacattgttattttattcatcaaactacagacaatatttctcccaaattccaaataaaaatatttatagagcatttatttgtagaaaaggagaaatggctgaaataacaaaaaagatacagagcttttagacctcaaataatacaaagaaaacaagttcatattcataaatttttaacagttcagaaatcaattttggtgaattaaccctggtttttaaatcaatGAAGTTTTCCtcaatcttggcatgttctcctccacctgtctaacacactgcttttgtataactttgtgccactcctggtgcaaaaatacaagcagtttagcttggtttgatggcttgtgatcatccatcttcctcttggttatagtccagaggttttcaattaggtaaaataaaaaagtggtttcttattttatcCAGAGCTTTATGTCAAcaaaaagggggcaggtggtgcagcgaTTAGTTGTTATTGTCTATTACTTAATTCCTTTGTGATAGGGAGCTGAAAAGAGCTTTtattttcctgttccaccttaaaagctgcagccGACGCCATCTAATGCACCAACTAGGGTGGAACGGGAGagttagctactgagacaaaaacggccaaaaaacactgaaactacaaATTAAACTTTGGTAATATAACTAGTGGTTAGTgcaacttttaacaaggaaaattctCAAATgtatgggtttctttggtcgcttgtgccgcAATCTTCTCAGAGTTTCTCAAACCTCTGTTTTGAGTGTCTCTCTGAAAAATCTCAATTTGAAGGGCCATGTAGCTTTAACACTTttcctacccctccagcctaacaaaaaaaaaaaaaaaaaaaaaaaaaacttaatcctAGACGTGCACATGCAAAGTAAAGTGGTAGGGCTAATTGGTTGGATTAAAGAGTTAAATTGGATTGGGCTAAAATATTAGATTACATTTTTTGATTTAACACTCTTATGTTAAAAGGGTCTAAAAAGCCCTAAAGACTAAAGACTTAGTCTTTCTTGTGCATTTGTGCTTGGCTCAAGCATAACACAGGACAGAACATCATAACAGAGCTTATTTACACATAACAGTCTTAAAGGACACCAAACAAAAAACAGCCAGGTTACAGCAAAGGGACTAAAATGATAGAAATTAAGTACAACACACAAGCACAAGTGTTAAAAGTGGACACTAGAGAATAGTTTTAGGCCCAATAAAATATAGAACACAcaggatatataaatatatcagatATCTCTTGGTATATGGGCCAATTAAGACTGACCAATGCTAAGATAactacactaattaagacaaCTTAATTAGGCTAACCATTTTATGGAACAAAACCATGCATAACCTTCTAATGTGCCATATGTCTCCaaactttgtgtttatttgtactgTTCCTTTTTTTCCGGttgctcagtttttgatcatgtAAATCTGGcattgttttatacagtgtgaaGTAGAGACACAAAGCATTAAAAGATCAATGTTTTGTCAAAACTTTAACTTCATAAATAATTCAGTTCTGTAGCACTTGATGCTTTCAATACAATACTATATACAAGCAAATCTAATCAAGCATGCTTTGAGTGGCAGCTGTAGCCAGTTAGAGGAAGGCAGCGAGGAAGACTCGCACAAATAAAGAACTTATACTGTTACTTTTTAGCTTatgaattcaaaataaaaataaagattgaaATCTATCTAGATGTGACCCgttttaaaaggtttttaaaaaataatttatcttaaaaaaaagagaaaaaaaaacttttgttttaaTATCAACAATTGTGAAACTACACTTGGTTTTAGTACTGAAGTCAAACATTTGGTATTGCGCCAACCCTACTGTGAAGTTACTTCATGAACAAACCAAGAGAAATACTCCAAATTGCTTTGAAAGTGacaatttttttcttcttttttgctgtttactttttaaaaaatgcaaatttgccttgtttttttacactgtgaAGTTTTTTCATAAATAGATCAAGAGAAATACTACAAATTGCTTTTAAACTGACAATTTTTCCTTCTTTAACCTCAtggttgttttttgtgtgtgtgtcagggcaatgtttttttttttttttttttttttcaattcaataaggtttggacacaccttttctcgtTCAATGTGTTTTCCTACATTTTAATATTGAATATACAGGATAACGTGCAGAATTATTCAGCaaaaagtaaaaagtgttaaacaaaccataatgtgTTTCATAGTTTaggttcttctaagtagcacatttagctttgagggcaGATTTGACACTCTTGGTATTTACTCAGTgactacaatgtagaaaaaaaacagtaaatgagaaggtgtgttcaaaatGTTGAGTGGTACTGTACACTGTATGTACATCCTATAGCTCAACACTTTCTTCACATTATTTGATCACAGGGGAAAACTCACGTACCTCAATGGTGGGGTCGTACTCGTCCACAAAGTGGTTCTGGATGAGCTGGATGGTGAGTGCACTTTTCCCAACGCCTCCTGCTCCTACTACCACTAACTTATATTCAGTCATCCTGTAAGAGAGATTAGAATTTGATGATTTTTATAGCTAATAAGGTAAAGCGACAAACCACCTCTGCTCACAGCTCTTACAGGTTGttgtacaaacaaacaaaaaaacaaacatgccaGCAGACACACAGTTAGATAGTTAGCTAATCTGTCTGCTCCTAATCTTGGGACTGGGTGCAGATGAGGGGCTCGTTAACTAATTATCTACCGGATTTAGACAGGTATATTAGCGATACACATGCGTACAGAGCTGTGgactgtgtggaggtgtgtgacTGAGGACCACAGATATAGCTACAGTCATTTTGAACATTTATTCTGCTTATGGAGAGTCATTTAcctagtattaaaaaaaaagtaaacagggtACCTcatcttttgttgtttttttagataattgccaaaaacagcaaaatacAAACCAAGCCATCCAagataaactaaaacaaacaaccataaacaaactaaacaaataaatctCATTCTTTAACTAACAAATTTAACTCCTTCATATACTTAATAGTGGATACAgcttttttttgttgccaagaaaATGAAGACActccataaataaattaaattcaccAAGAAATAAATCATTTTGAAATTTTAATTTGTGCAGATAACATTTCCCAAACAGGATCTTCAGATTCAAAATGAGGTTGATAGCAAACACATTACAGTTAAAACCAAAAATAACATTTAGAGTTTATATCTACCCTGTAaattgcaaaaatggaaaaataaattggCTTGATCTTTCAAAACATattctatataataaatgttctAGTTGTTCAGGGTGTTTGGAGCAACATGAACAGCTTTGATCTTTAGCTATAAATATTGCAAGATTATAATTGCATGGGTAcatattgtgtttttaaatgtaCTCCTCTGgctttataaactttataaatacaAAATTTATAAAGAAGTGATCAAACATTCCTCCAAGAGATTTCAGTGAAACAAGAA
The sequence above is drawn from the Astyanax mexicanus isolate ESR-SI-001 chromosome 19, AstMex3_surface, whole genome shotgun sequence genome and encodes:
- the zgc:55558 gene encoding GTPase KRas → MTEYKLVVVGAGGVGKSALTIQLIQNHFVDEYDPTIEDSYRKQVVIDGETCLLDILDTAGQEEYSAMRDQYMRTGEGFLCVFAINNVKSFEDVHLYREQINRVKDSDSVPMVLVGNKSDLSTRTVETRQAQELARGYGIPFVETSAKTRQGVEEAFYSLVREIRRYKETNRSNKKSKKHTQRRCILL